CTCGCGTTATCCTTCTCACATACTCGCCATTCTTTGCGTTGCGAATGGCTTAAAGTCTGGGACATGTGACACCAAAATGTCTCGGGCAATTTTATATGTTCTTTCGCCGTTCACAATTGTAAATACTCTTCTTTGTTATTCCCGGGCCTCTTCCAAAGCATGATTCGGAGTTTTCGGTCCTGTCTTTGGTACAGTGTTGGTTGGGTGCCTGTTGACGTTTTCCTGGTGCCCTTACTGACCAGTGATGAACCATATTTCAAATCCGTGTACTGGCCCCGTTGTGAAACATACTCAGGAGTTTTCAGGTTTGGTCTGCGCTATCCTCGGGGCCGTCATCTTCATTATGCACTTGACTGGAGGCGTTCTCGCGTATGGCGCGGTTATATCCAGTGTTGATCCGTTTGCTTGCTCCCTTTCGCTTTTATCTTACATCTCATTTGCTGCTCTGTTTTATCGGCCTTTTCTCGGTCTTCATATCCAAGGTGAGCTCCAGCATTACTTTTAAGTTGATGCCGTTTGGGTTGGAATTACTGGACCATCATGGTTTATTTGTGCACACATGTCCATCCTAAGCTCGCAAAAATTCTCGGGCCGTGTCTCTGTTCATCTCGAGGGCGAGAGAAGTGGTGGGTGAGGGTCTTCCCGTGGTCTACGGTAATGGTCACGAAAATCAAAAGGACAACTGATAATATGAAGGCAAGAGTAACCACGGCCTATACTTGTTATGATACAAGGGAAGGCCCTTGACTGGGAACGAAAGGATGTGGGAGGGGGTGTTGAAAAGGGTTGGAAAGGgttggaaaaaaaaaaaaaaaaacaatgaagaaaaagggaaaaccGGGGGAAAGATTGGGAATCTAGATGCTATCAACGTTACTGGTGCCGCGTATCTCGAACTGTCATCTAGCAAAAATGCCAATTATTTCCCTGACAATTAGCGTAGTGAAACACCTTGCTGGCATTCCTAATTACCAGTAACCATTTTCAATATCCACTAAGGTAGACAAACTCCCGGAGATCGTGCAACGTGCAAGAATCCTCGCGAATAGGAGACGGAGAGAGAAGCCGTCAGATTGCGGTGCGAAATCGGCCTATCAGGGTCGGCCGCTGGAGGTATCCGAGGCTAGGTCGGCGTCCCGCAACCACCATGCTCTCGATTCATAGTACTCGATAAACGTCACTCCCTCGTTTTCGCAATGGCTGCGATGAGAAACGACCAAGGGCGCAAGGTTTGTTTAATTAAACCTTCAACACATTGGAACTTCGCTAACCACAAGTAATCCTTCCCCAGCCAAGCAGCTTGAGATCTATTCTTGCGGGCTCTACTGCTGGTGCAATCGAAATCGGTAACGTCGAAGTCCTCTTTTTGATGCTTGGAGAAGTTGCTAACGTGATTTAGCAATAACTTATCCAGCCGAATGTATACTTATCGATCTCCCGTCCCCTTTCCTTGAGTTGAAATATTAAGTGGTTTTTAGTCGCGAAGACTCGGTCGCAACTCAATCGCAGACTGCCTGACTCGAAGAAACTCCCATGGCCACCGTTTGGGAAACAATGGTATGCCGGCTGTACAACTTTAATCATCGGGAACTCTTTAAAGGCTGGTATTCGTAAGTCTTGCGGCCTATGTTACATTGTTCGGGCTGGTGTGATTCTTATATGTGTTTAGGCTTCGTCGCCTTCGACTCGTTCAAGTCAATGCTTCAGGATGAGAATGGAAAAATATCGGGGCCAAGGACAGTTATAGCTGGTTTTGGTGCTGGATTCACCGAGTCATTGCTCGCAGTTACGCCGTTTGAAAGCATAAAAACCCAATTGTTGGTTTTATCCAATGTTCCTGTCAACTTCATCCAAGGATTCTACCTCTACCATTACTGTTCCATGTGTAGCTAATACCGCGTTTTTCCCCCAATTCGCACAGGATCGACGACCGCAAATCTCCTAATCCGCGCATGCGCGGGTTCATTCACGGTAGCGGAGTGATATTTCGGGAGCGAGGCATTCGCGGCTTCTTCCAAGGCTTTGTTCCTACTACGGCAAGGCAGGCGGCAAACTCGGCCACTAGGTTCTCGAGCTACACAATGCTGAAACAAATGGCGGAGGGTTATGTTGCGCCTGGCGAAAAGCTAGGAACGGCGAGCACCTTTGCTCTTGGGGGCATGGCAGGTCTGATTACTGTGTATGCCTAATAGGAATTATTGCATCAATATGTCGAGGGACTTTACTAACGGCAGTATACAGATACGTCACGCAGCCCCTTGACACGGTCAAGACTAGGTTCGATCACACGACTTGCGGAATAATCGGAAGTAGCGCTGACCACTAAGTAGAATGCAATCACTAGAGGCGAGCAGAAACTACAAGAACAGCTTTGTCTGTGCGGCAAGAATTTTCAAAGATGAGGGCCTACTAACCTTATGGTCTGGAGCTGTTCCCAGACTAGCGAGACTGATCATGAGTGGTGGCATAGTATTCACCATGTTTGTTCAAGCCAAGGCCTCCTGTTTGTGGATGATTTGCTGACTTTCTACCAATAGGTATGAGAAATCCATGGACCTGCTTGACTCCATAGATCCCGAAAGGAAATATCTATAACACTGAACCACAGAGAACCAGGCGTTATCTTAAGTGGTAATGCGGGCGGTTTCAATATAACTGTCACATCCATGAACATAAATACAGACTGTATATGCAGTAGAGAAAGCTCAATTGACCCCGAATTTCAGTGTACAAACCTCGCAGCTATTTTGCTATttcctttttatttttctataCCCCAGACGTGATTGCGAGTATTTCGCGGTCAATCAACCAAGACCGCACGCTGTCCATTACCGTTTCCAGGGTctcgcctccctccaacACGTCGTCCAAATTATGGACAGTGAAACCACTTCGGTGATCTGTGCAGCGGCTCTGGCCGTAATTATAAGTTCGAACTTTATCCCCCCGGCCCATCCGTGCTACACCACCCATCACACCTCTTCGTAACTCGACTAATTCCTGCTCTCGCGCCTCTTGTCGAGCTTCAGCCAACTTTGCTCGTAGTATTTGCCACGCCTTTTTGCGATTTGCATGCTGGGACCGGGAATCTTGCATCGAGACCACGGTGCCAGTGGGTACGTGAGTGAGGCGGATGGCTGATTCGGTCTTATTCACATGCTGACCACCAGCGCCGCTGGCTCTCATTTTCTCTGTTCGGACTTCCTGTGGATCTATATAGTAATCACTGTTGGGGTCATCGAGATTAAGCGCGCTGTCTTCCCCTATTCCTGTGTCCGGGAAGCTAGGGAGAACCATCACACTAACAGCGCTTGTATGCGTGCGGCCCTTAGCCTCTGTAGCTGGGACTCTCTGAACTCGATGTACGCCTGACTCGGTTCTCAACAGATCATATGCCCCACCCGCGTCAATTTCCAATACAGCCTCGCTCAGACAGTCTTCTCGGCCGTCTCCAAGTTCTCGCTTTATCACAGCAGATCGTAAACCCCGGCGAACACAAAATGCAGTATACATCTTTAGTAACTCGAAAGCGAATATACTAGCTTCATCCCCGCCTGCACCTGGTCGGATCTCCAACAAACACGGGAGGTCTGCGAAAGGATGACGGGGAACAAGAGCGCGCTTCAGATCGTCCGATACCGTAGTCAGTGTAGCCTCCGTGGTTTCTAACTCCTCGACAGCGAGAGACCTTAATTCCGCTTCAGCATCTGGGTCCTGTAGCATGGACTTAAGCTCCGATATGGACTATGTAATGTTAGTTGGAAGCCCAATTGGCTTGGGGCGAGCAAGCGGCAGACCTTATTAGCATTGTTCCATTCGGCCACTGCTTTTGCAACCGGGCCTAGTTCGCCAACGCGCCTTGCAGTCTTAGGATCGAACGACGTCGCCAGTCTATCCAAAAGAGTCGCATGTTCAGTCGCTAAAGAGCGGGCTCGTACTAATAAAGCAGGAGAGAGGCCACCATCTAAGAATCCCGAAAACTATCATCAGTATCGGACATCCGAGGTGTAGGAATGTTGCATACCGGTTTGTACACCTCTCTGCTGGTAAAATGACCTTTGATTCCATAAAATTCGAGCAGACCGCAGAATGCATCGTGAGCACACCCAGGGGGCTGAAAGCATCGTGAAGGGACCTTGTCGTTCAATTAGTAAACATGTAATGGCGGCTTCTTCAGTTCCTAGTCACGTGTGGTAATTTACGGTGGCGTAACGCGCGGTAAAGGCCAGACTGGAATATCCGACGCaagtatagaaatagaaACGTCGCAAAATGATGATAAAGTGAAGGCACCCGCCACAAAGATCATGTAATTTGCTCTCGGGCGTCTTATGACCTGTATCGACATTATCTCGACAGAACCGCtctgcttttcttcatcctaTGAGCATTTGTATAAATCGATCCGTCTTTTCTATCCCCTTTCGACCTCTACGTTTTCGAGGATGCTTCTACCACTCTGCGCGATAACAGCCTTCCTTGCCTGCGTGCCAGGAAGCTTCGGACTACAGCCTTCAATTTCTGCTGATACTCCAGTGTCGTCTTTAATCGCTTCCGCGAAAACGCATCTTTCGAGTGGTTCTCCGCGTGACGCTTTGGTCTACCTTGATGCAGCGATCTCGAGGGACCCAACAAACTATCTTACTGTTTTCCAGCGTGGCGCTACCTATCTTTCATTGGGGCGCCGGTCGCAAGCCCGTGATGACTTTGACCGTGTCCTCCAGCTGAAGCCAAATTTCGAGAgcgctcttcttcagagaGCTCGTCTAAAGTCGAATGTTGCCGACTGGTCGGGCGCTTTAGATGACCttgagaaggctgggaaaAAGGACTCGCCTGAATATAAAGAGCTCGAGGGCGCGCGGGGCGCTGCCACTCGGGCATTGGATGCAGAGAAGAGTGGCGCCTGGCAAACCTGCCTAATTGAGGCGAGTACCGCTATCACGAAGGCTAGCGCGTCTCTCAACCTGCGCCGAAGTCGGGCACATTGTCGCTTTGAGAACGGCGAACTAGAGGAAGGAATTAGCGACCTCGTGCATACGTTGCAAATCTCACCAGGCTTGATAGACCCGCACTTGCAGATCTCATCCATGCTTTTCTATACCCTCAATGACAGTGATCGAGGACTTTCACAGATACGCAAATGCTTGCATTCGGACCCGGATTCAAAACCGTGCAACAAGCTCTACCGGAGGGAAAAGCAGCTAGATAAGCGGATTCGAAAACTACAGGATTCTGTAGCTGCGCGAAAATTTAATAATGCTCTGAACCTCCTAGTCGGTTTCGACGGGGAGCCTGGGCTTATCGAAGATGTCCAAGGTGATGTGAAACAGGCCAGAGAAACAGGCCACATTTTTTCTGAATCCCAGGGTCTCCTCTATGCGACGC
The nucleotide sequence above comes from Aspergillus puulaauensis MK2 DNA, chromosome 3, nearly complete sequence. Encoded proteins:
- a CDS encoding putative mitochondrial tricarboxylate transporter (Ctp) (COG:C;~EggNog:ENOG410PI3U;~InterPro:IPR018108,IPR023395;~PFAM:PF00153), whose protein sequence is MLHCSGWCDSYMCLGFVAFDSFKSMLQDENGKISGPRTVIAGFGAGFTESLLAVTPFESIKTQLIDDRKSPNPRMRGFIHGSGVIFRERGIRGFFQGFVPTTARQAANSATRFSSYTMLKQMAEGYVAPGEKLGTASTFALGGMAGLITVYVTQPLDTVKTRMQSLEASRNYKNSFVCAARIFKDEGLLTLWSGAVPRLARLIMSGGIVFTMYEKSMDLLDSIDPERKYL
- a CDS encoding putative mitochondrial translation release factor (RF-1) (COG:J;~EggNog:ENOG410PH5G;~InterPro:IPR005139,IPR000352;~PFAM:PF00472,PF03462;~go_function: GO:0003747 - translation release factor activity [Evidence IEA];~go_process: GO:0006415 - translational termination [Evidence IEA]), whose product is MLSAPWVCSRCILRSARILWNQRSFYQQRGVQTDGGLSPALLVRARSLATEHATLLDRLATSFDPKTARRVGELGPVAKAVAEWNNANKSISELKSMLQDPDAEAELRSLAVEELETTEATLTTVSDDLKRALVPRHPFADLPCLLEIRPGAGGDEASIFAFELLKMYTAFCVRRGLRSAVIKRELGDGREDCLSEAVLEIDAGGAYDLLRTESGVHRVQRVPATEAKGRTHTSAVSVMVLPSFPDTGIGEDSALNLDDPNSDYYIDPQEVRTEKMRASGAGGQHVNKTESAIRLTHVPTGTVVSMQDSRSQHANRKKAWQILRAKLAEARQEAREQELVELRRGVMGGVARMGRGDKVRTYNYGQSRCTDHRSGFTVHNLDDVLEGGETLETVMDSVRSWLIDREILAITSGV
- a CDS encoding DnaJ and TPR domain protein (COG:O;~EggNog:ENOG410PJCZ;~InterPro:IPR011990,IPR001623,IPR036869,IPR019734, IPR013026;~PFAM:PF00226;~TransMembrane:1 (i39-59o);~go_function: GO:0005515 - protein binding [Evidence IEA]) codes for the protein MTCIDIISTEPLCFSSSYEHLYKSIRLFYPLSTSTFSRMLLPLCAITAFLACVPGSFGLQPSISADTPVSSLIASAKTHLSSGSPRDALVYLDAAISRDPTNYLTVFQRGATYLSLGRRSQARDDFDRVLQLKPNFESALLQRARLKSNVADWSGALDDLEKAGKKDSPEYKELEGARGAATRALDAEKSGAWQTCLIEASTAITKASASLNLRRSRAHCRFENGELEEGISDLVHTLQISPGLIDPHLQISSMLFYTLNDSDRGLSQIRKCLHSDPDSKPCNKLYRREKQLDKRIRKLQDSVAARKFNNALNLLVGFDGEPGLIEDVQGDVKQARETGHIFSESQGLLYATLIERTCEAYNEVQMPKRASSFCAESLGLDPHSLPALLFDAQAALDEDRFDDAIRALNTAKEHHPQSKEAQNLFQKVTILQKRSKQKDYYKVLGVGRDADERAIKRAYRELVKQHHPDKALAQGVTKETAEKKMAGINEAYEVLSDAETRAQYDNGVDPNDPESPRQHPFQGNPFGGGQQFFFQQGGGPQFKFSSGQGFNFPGGFPF